The genomic segment CCAAACTTTATTAGAGATCCAAACAACTACATTGGTTAATTCCTAGATCTATTTACACAGGGGTTGAGCTTGGCGGGGGACTGGAGTACAGTTCGGAAATGcccacctctttttttttttttcttttttttctttttttttttcctctttctgatgatgccagttttattttgggaatGTCTACTTTGGGAGTCTGACAGGGGAACACGAGGGGGTGGTTACATTTTACAGCATTGATGAAGGGGTGGGTCTGGTATACAATGACTTTGTCTTCGCATCAAACACTCGCTGTAAGAGCCGTGGCTGGGCAGCCTCCGCCACGGGGAGGGTCGGGCCAGCGccctcctgctcctgcggcCCCGGGCAGGGAGGGCCAGGCCGGATCCTTCTCCCTGGGAAGGCtcctgagcccagagcagcgTGTGAAACTTTGGTTTGAGCCTGGCTGCTCGCCGCCGCTTCCCGCTGCAGAGCCGGGAATGAGGGAACGCAGCTCGTTTTCCCAAGGATTTGAACAGTTCATCTTCCAGCCCGAAGAAGACGGGGGACAAACCCCTGACCCTGTAgatgccctgccctgcagcccccgaGCTCCGCGGGGCCGGGTCCTCGCTCCGGCCGCAGCCCGCGGACGCGCCGAGCTCCGGGCGCTCGCTCTTCACCGGGGAGCTGCCGATCGAACCCGCGCTCTTTGGTATGCCAGGACTAAACGCTTGGACTGGTGGCAGACATTTGGCACTCTGAGGTGTACTAGTTTCTGTTTTTGTCAGGTCTAAATAGCCTTGATCATCCAAGGGGTTAACGCTGGACCCTATGCTTAAGCTAGTTCTGTCGGTGAAGGAGTCCACTCGTCCTTCATAGCCTAAATCCGCAGGAGCTGAGCACTGGTGCTGGGGCCAGGGCCGTTTGCAGTCTCCATGGTTCTCCTTGTCTTCCCCATTGTCTTCTTGGCCCCCTTGGAAAGAGTTCTCCGTCCAGTCCGACTCCTCGCTGACCGCGACCGCCGCGTTCATGTCCCTGAGAAACACCACAATGACGGTGATGTTGTCGCTGGAGCCGGCATCCCGAGCAGATGCCACCAATTTGTGTGCTACCATGCTGCTGTCACCGTTATTCTCCTTCAGATGGTCAGCCACCACTTTGACTGCCTCATCGGGGTTGACTGTGTCATAGAAGCCGTCACAGGCCAGAATGAGGTAGTCTTCAGAGCCATCCAGCACCGTGGAGGCAGAGTCTGCGTCCCCACAGATGTATGGCTTGTGCTCAGCATCTCCTGTGGAAGAACAGCAGAGAAACACAACTGTGGGtttgcagccacagcttccagcAGCCCTTTATTAACTCAGTGTGGAGCCAATGACTCTTACCCCAAGTTAAAGCaattatttggaaattattcCCTCAGACTGTAGGGGGAAAAATAGAGGTTATTGCTCATAGGTCTATCTTCAGCTGTATGTCAAATTTTGATGACTagagaattaaaattttatagcttaaaagcaaagcaagtcTCAGAAAGGAATGAAGGCTCTCTCTTACCAATAGCTCTGGAGACAGAGAGGCTCCCGTTCACCCTCCAGGCTCCAAACCAGACCACGCAGCCGCCCAGGGCCTCGATTCGCTTCTTCTCATCCTGAACAGCAACACAAGAGAGGTGTGGACAGAGCAGTCAGAGCTGCATCACACACTCAGCACTCCCATCAAGCTCTGGATTTTCACAAACACAGCAGGCCCCATGAGACAAAGGATCTTTGACACAGATCCAAACCAGGGTGAGTGGAACACGCACTGCTGCTCAGAGGGATCCTGGCATGGCAGCGCTCCCCCAGcgctgtgcctgtgctggacACTGCCCAGGGGTGTTCAGACAGGCCCTGCTCACCTCTCGATCTGGTTTGTGGGGTTTCATCAGTTCCACAGCTTGGCCTCTCCTCACAAGCATGACCTGGGAGTCCCCCAGCCAAGCCACATGCAGCATATTCCCTCGGATGAAAGTCACCACCCCGGTGGTTCCGCAGCGCAGACTCTGGGAAGAAacacatttccatttcaaagcattttctcACTGAAGTCAGGGACAGAACACGTTggaactgcagcacagagccagtTCCCAGGGAGGAACAGGCAGTGCTTTCCCTACAGCTATGACTGCTCACCAACAGCTCCTGGGAGCCAAGCTGGCTGAACGAATGTGCCCCATgacatccctgccatgggacctgcctgccaggagctgggcactgctggggctgctcctgctgctggcacactCACCTGGGTGTTAGTGAAGCCAGGACTGAGCCTGGTGGGCAGGTGAGtgtgggaaaggcagcagcaccctTTAGAGGAGAGGGAAGCTGTGAGAAGCAGGAGGTGACATTTTCATGGGATGGACAGAAAGCCACCAGTGGGGAGCAGCGCAtggagag from the Catharus ustulatus isolate bCatUst1 chromosome 22, bCatUst1.pri.v2, whole genome shotgun sequence genome contains:
- the PPM1E gene encoding protein phosphatase 1E; its protein translation is MAAGGSGSGGGGSAEEKTYRRFLELFLGEFRGPFGAEPEPEPEPEPEPEPEPAAPPPAAEAAGDADEEPGAEGEAGAAAETEEGEGGEGEAGDPQPPAPPPPPPPLPSLPRPLSEYITEEEVEGECLDLCLQQLYKYNCPSFLASALARATSDEVLQSDLSAHFLPKHVDNADGIIQIETVKLARLVYSKLHEICSSWVKDFPLQPKPHRYYETSIHAIKNMRRKMEDKHVCIPDFNMLFNLEDQEEQAYFAVFDGHGGVDAAIYASIHLHVNMVHQEMFQHDPAEALCRAFRVTDERFVQKAARESLRCGTTGVVTFIRGNMLHVAWLGDSQVMLVRRGQAVELMKPHKPDREDEKKRIEALGGCVVWFGAWRVNGSLSVSRAIGDAEHKPYICGDADSASTVLDGSEDYLILACDGFYDTVNPDEAVKVVADHLKENNGDSSMVAHKLVASARDAGSSDNITVIVVFLRDMNAAVAVSEESDWTENSFQGGQEDNGEDKENHGDCKRPWPQHQCSAPADLGYEGRVDSFTDRTSLSIGSSVNPLDDQGYLDLTKTETSTPQSAKCLPPVQAFSPGIPKSAGSIGSSPVKSERPELGASAGCGRSEDPAPRSSGAAGQGIYRVRGLSPVFFGLEDELFKSLGKRAAFPHSRLCSGKRRRAARLKPKFHTLLWAQEPSQGEGSGLALPARGRRSRRALARPSPWRRLPSHGSYSECLMRRQSHCIPDPPLHQCCKM